One Phenylobacterium hankyongense DNA segment encodes these proteins:
- the ybaK gene encoding Cys-tRNA(Pro) deacylase, which produces MSKTTPATLALDKAGVRYALATYDYDPGADRVGLRAAEALGAPASEVLKTLIVKADGKPACVVLASDREVSMKKLAAALGARSAEMAPVPDAERITGYRVGGVSPFGQKKRLPTVLDAAAAEQAEVFVNGGQRGLQVRLAPAELVRMLGAKVAAVT; this is translated from the coding sequence ATGTCGAAGACCACCCCCGCCACCCTCGCCCTCGACAAGGCCGGCGTCCGCTACGCGCTGGCGACCTACGACTACGATCCGGGCGCCGACCGCGTCGGGCTGCGGGCGGCTGAGGCGCTCGGCGCGCCGGCCTCGGAGGTGCTGAAGACGCTGATCGTCAAGGCGGACGGCAAGCCCGCCTGCGTGGTGCTGGCCTCCGACCGCGAGGTCAGCATGAAGAAGCTGGCGGCGGCGCTGGGGGCCAGGTCGGCGGAGATGGCGCCGGTACCCGACGCCGAGCGGATCACCGGCTACCGGGTCGGCGGGGTCAGTCCCTTCGGCCAGAAGAAGCGCCTGCCCACGGTGCTCGACGCCGCGGCGGCCGAGCAGGCGGAGGTGTTCGTCAACGGCGGCCAGCGCGGCCTGCAGGTGCGGCTTGCGCCGGCCGAGCTGGTGCGCATGCTCGGCGCCAAGGTGGCGGCGGTCACCTGA
- a CDS encoding DUF6665 family protein yields the protein MPQSLAKRLGADTGEAVLRYELMEEQAASLGRAGRKVEAALAALRDHQGDAEARLALVKSAADALWGFLVQREVSGLRDRDRIVAEYAVPREVLVRVGAR from the coding sequence ATGCCCCAAAGCCTGGCCAAGCGGCTCGGCGCCGACACTGGCGAGGCCGTCCTCCGCTACGAGCTGATGGAGGAGCAGGCCGCCTCCCTCGGCCGCGCCGGCCGCAAGGTGGAGGCCGCGCTGGCGGCGCTGCGCGACCACCAGGGCGACGCCGAGGCGCGGCTGGCGCTGGTGAAGTCGGCGGCCGATGCGCTGTGGGGCTTCCTCGTCCAGCGCGAGGTCAGCGGCCTGCGCGACCGCGACCGGATCGTCGCCGAGTACGCCGTGCCGCGCGAGGTGCTGGTGCGGGTGGGCGCGCGCTAG